In the Drosophila biarmipes strain raj3 chromosome X, RU_DBia_V1.1, whole genome shotgun sequence genome, one interval contains:
- the LOC108023362 gene encoding eye-specific diacylglycerol kinase isoform X12 codes for MFISYLNCDASSSNNSSNSNSNTDICNNFNCGSNTTTCSKSNTNRDCNCKSDTCSNIKCSSSNSPNSTNTNSNSNSIADSNGNCNICNDINCSSSNGNKGDDCNYSNSVGGESCNCNCTICNNINCSSSNCPCSSSNTPAAVFGMERLLHAVREEFQTEDEYEEELDVDRLHRSSISSCCSSNSDSSSCHGHSDGSNTSASQPLPPTLPTPRRRLQRSDSFGSVGGGMAGGVAGAGAAGGVRRFRRSSIGMQRKSAFRQRKLDSLGAWRRKRRTASASNSRRPIRIVPDWTENAVQGEHYWKPTSASGDLCCLNEECIKSGQRMKCSACQLVAHHNCIPFVNEKSTLACKPTYRDVGIRQYREQTTTHHHWVHRKLEKGKCKQCGKFFPMKQAVQSKLFGSKEIVALACAWCHEVYHNKEACFNQSKIGEECRLGNYAPIIVPPSWIVKLPTKGNFKSSIRVSNKNNAASGSGGGAGGSGGGGSGGGGGGKSKRQTQRRQKGKEEKKEPRAFIVKPIPSPEVIPVIVFINPKSGGNQGHKLLGKFQHLLNPRQVFDLTQGGPKMGLDMFRKAPNLRVLACGGDGTVGWVLSVLDQIQPPLQPAPAVGVLPLGTGNDLARALGWGGGYTDEPIGKVLREIGMSQCVLMDRWRVKVTPNEDVTDDHVDRSKPNVPLNVINNYFSFGVDAHIALEFHEAREAHPERFNSRLRNKMYYGQMGGKDLILRQYRNLSQWVTLECDGQDFTGKLRDAGCHAVLFLNIPSYGGGTHPWNDSFGASKPSIDDGLMEVVGLTTYQLPMLQAGMHGTCICQCRKARIITKRTIPMQVDGEACRVKPSVIEIELLNKALMLSKRKHGRGDVQVNPLEKMQLNILRVTMQQYEQYHYDKEMLRKLANKLGQIEIESQCDLEHVRNMLNTKFEESISYPKVSQDWCFIDSCTAEHYFRIDRAQEHLHYICDIAIDELYILDHEAATMPQTPDQERSFAAFSQRQAQTERRQLDQAQGRGPGSTDEDLQIGSKPIKVMKWKSPILEQTSDAILLAAQSGDLNMLRALHEQGYSLQSVNKNGQTALHFACKYNHRDIVKYIIASATRRLINMADKELGQTALHIAAEQNRRDICVMLVAAGAHLDSMDSGGNTPMMVAFNKNANEIATYLESKQGTQPVDGWFDD; via the exons ATGTTCATATCTTACTTGAACTGTGACgctagcagcagcaacaacagcagcaacagcaatagcAATACAGATATTTGCAACAATTTCAACTGCGGCAGCAACACAACGACCTGCAGCAAGAGCAACACGAACAGAGATTGCAACTGCAAGAGCGATACGTGCAGCAATAtcaaatgcagcagcagcaatagcCCAAATAGCACCAAtaccaacagcaacagcaacagcatcgCAGACTCCAACGGCAATTGCAATATCTGCAACGATatcaactgcagcagcagcaacggcaacaaaGGCGACGACTGCAACTATAGCAACAGTGTGGGCGGGGAgagctgcaactgcaattgcactatctgcaacAATatcaactgcagcagcagcaattgtccctgcagcagcagcaacaccccCGCAGCGGTATTCGGCATGGAGCGATTGCTGCACGCCGTTCGCGAGGAGTTCCAGACGGAGGATGAGTACGAGGAGGAGCTGGATGTGGACAGGCTGCACAGGAGCAGCATCAGCagttgctgcagcagcaacagcgacagcagcagctgccacGGCCACAGCGACGGCAGCAACACCTCGGCTTCGCAGCCTTTGCCGCCGACGCTGCCGACGCCGCGACGCCGACTGCAGCGCAGCGACAGTTTCGGGTCTGTTGGGGGCGGTATGGCGGGGGGAGTGGCCGGCGCGGGGGCGGCGGGCGGAGTGCGTCGCTTTCGCCGCTCCTCCATCGGCATGCAGCGGAAGTCGGCCTTCCGGCAGCGGAAGCTAGACTCCCTGGGGGCGTGGCGGCGGAAGAG GCGTACCGCCTCCGCCAGCAATTCCCGGCGACCCATTAGGATTGTGCCCGACTGGACCGAGAATGCGGTGCAGGGCGAGCACTACTGGAAGCCCACCTCGGCCTCCGGCGATCTCTGCTGCCTGAATGAGGAGTGCATT AAGAGCGGTCAGCGGATGAAGTGCTCCGCCTGCCAGCTGGTTGCGCACCACAACTGCATCCCCTTCGTCAACGAGAAGAGCACCCTGGCCTGCAAGCCGACCTACCGGGATGTGGGCATCCGGCAGTACCGGGAGCagaccaccacccaccaccactGGGTGCACCGCAAGCTGGAGAAGGGCAAGTGCAAGCAGTGCGGCAAG TTCTTTCCTATGAAGCAGGCGGTGCAAAGCAAGCTATTTGGGTCGAAGGAGATCGTGGCGTTGGCCTGTGCCTGGTGCCACGAGGTCTACCACaacaaggaggcctgtttcaACCAGTCCAAAATCGGCGAGGAGTGTCGTCTGG GCAACTATGCGCCCATCATTGTGCCGCCTTCGTGGATTGTAAAGCTGCCGACCAAGGGCAACTTCAAGTCCTCGATACGCGTGAGCAACAAGAACAATGCCGCCTCCGGCTCGGGGGGCGGGGCAGGTGGCTCCGGGGGCGGTGGGTCGGGAGGCGGGGGCGGCGGCAAGAGCAAGAGGCAGACGCAGCGCCGGCAGAAGGGCAAGGAGGAGAAGAAGGAGCCGCGGGCGTTCATTGTGAAGCCCATTCCGTCGCCGGAGGTAATCCCGGTCATTGTGTTTATTAATCCGAAGTCGGGCGGCAATCAGGGCCACAAGCTGCTGGGCAAGTTCCAGCATCTGCTCAATCCGCGCCAGGTGTTCGATCTGACGCAGGGCGGCCCAAAAATGGG CCTGGATATGTTCCGGAAGGCGCCCAATTTGAGGGTCCTGGCGTGCGGAGGCGACGGCACCGTCGGCTGGGTCCTTTCCGTCCTGGACCAGATCCAACCGCCTCTCCAACCAGCTCCGGCGGTCGGTGTCCTGCCCTTGGGCACTGGCAACGATCTCGCTCGCGCCCTCGGATGGGGAGGG GGCTACACCGACGAGCCGATCGGAAAGGTGCTGAGGGAGATCGGGATGTCGCAGTGCGTGCTCATGGACCGCTGGCGGGTGAAGGTCACGCCCAACGAGGACGTCACCGACGACCACGTGGACCGCAGCAAGCCGAACGTCCCCTTGAACGTCATCAACAACTACTTCTCCTTCGGCGTGGACGCCCACATCGCCCTGGAGTTCCACGAGGCGCGGGAGGCCCACCCGGAGCGCTTCAACTCGCGGCTGCGCAACAAGATGTACTACGGCCAGATGGGCGGCAAGGACCTGATCCTGCGCCAGTACCGCAACCTCTCCCAGTGGGTCACGCTCGAGTGCGACGGCCAGGACTTCACCGGAAAGCTCCGCGACGCCGGCTGCCATGCCGTCCTCTTCCTCAACATTCCCAG CTATGGCGGCGGCACCCATCCGTGGAACGACTCCTTCGGCGCCTCAAAGCCGTCGATCGACGACGGCCTGATGGAGGTGGTCGGACTGACCACCTACCAGCTGCCCATGCTGCAGGCGGGGATGCACGGCACCTGCATCTGCCAGTGCCGCAAGGCCCGGATCATCACCAAGCGGACCATTCCCATGCAGGTTGACGGGGAGGCCTGCCGCGTAAAGCCCTCGGTGATCGAGATCGAGCTGCTCAACAAGGCGCTGATGCTGTCCAAAAGGAAGCACGGCCGTGGGGATGTCCA GGTAAATCCGCTGGAGAAGATGCAGCTGAACATCTTGCGCGTCACCATGCAGCAGTACGAGCAGTACCACTATGACAAGGAGATGCTCCGCAAGCTGGCCAACAAGCTGGGCCAAATCGAAATCGAGTCCCAGTGCGATCTGGAGCATGTGCGCAACATGCTCAACACCAAGTTCGAGGAGTCCATCTCCTATCCAAAGGTCTCCCAGGACTGGTGCTTCATCGACT CCTGCACCGCGGAGCACTACTTCCGCATCGACCGTGCCCAGGAGCACCTGCACTACATCTGCGACATCGCCATCGACGAGCTGTACATTCTGGACCACGAGGCGGCCACCATGCCGCAGACGCCCGACCAGGAGCGCTCCTTCGCGGCCTTCTCGCAGCGGCAGGCGCAGACCGAGAGGCGCCAGTTGGACCAGGCCCAGGGCCGCGGCCCGGGCAGCACCG ATGAGGATTTGCAAATTGGCTCCAAGCCCATTAAAGTGATGAAGTGGAAGAG CCCTATACTGGAGCAAACTTCCGATGCCATACTACTAGCAGCCCAGAGCGGCGATCTCAATATG TTACGTGCACTACATGAACAAGGATACTCACTGCAGTCAGTGAACAAGAACGGACAGACGGCGCTGCACTTCGCCTGCAAATACAACCACAGGGACATTGTCAAATACATCATCGCGAGCGCCACACGACGCCTCATCAACATGGCCGACAAGGAGCT TGGACAGACGGCGCTCCACATTGCCGCCGAGCAGAACCGTCGCGACATCTGCGTGATGCTGGTGGCCGCCGGCGCCCATCTGGACTCCATGGACTCTGGCGGAAACACGCCCATGATGGTGGCCTTCAACAAGAACGCCAACGAGATAGCCACGTATTTGGAAAGTAAGCAGGGGACACAGCCCGTCGACGGCTGGTTTGACGACTAG